The Mycteria americana isolate JAX WOST 10 ecotype Jacksonville Zoo and Gardens chromosome 18, USCA_MyAme_1.0, whole genome shotgun sequence genome window below encodes:
- the CPLANE2 gene encoding ciliogenesis and planar polarity effector 2, giving the protein MAAQGGSALEPGWLLSPAGRPYLDSILQKNQRRVFGLLERPALPPSLAVPTVTYKLFLSGKSGVGKTALVASLAGTPVPPVHHETLGIEATTVYWPAKPRASGRPVIFQLHFWDCGDGALKKFEHLLPACKEEADAILFLFSFTDRSSFEELPAQMSRVVGPDEENLVRVVVGTKFDLSPQADVTEGDVTAFEGTWGLPVLRAGSGAGAAGGRGGLARVAPLLDALVERLWRRDQIAAGVAPGGEGSPPA; this is encoded by the exons ATGGCGGCGCAGGGGGGCTCGGCGCTGGAGCCGGGCTGGCTCCTctcccccgccggccgcccctaCCTGGACTCCATCCTCCAGAAGAACCAGCGGAGAGTGTTCG gtctgcTGGAGCGCCCAGCGCTGCCCCCCAGCTTGGCCGTCCCCACCGTCACCTACAAACTCTTCCTCTCCGGCAAGAGCGGCGTGGGCAAGACGGCCTTGGTGGCCTCGCTGGCggggacccccgtgccccccgtgcaCCACGAGACCCTGG gcatAGAGGCCACCACCGTCTACTGGCCGGCCAAGCCGCGGGCCAGCGGCCGCCCCGTCATCTTCCAGCTTCATTTTTGGGATTGTGGGGACGGAGCCCTGAAAAAATTCGAGCATCTCCTGCCC gctTGTAAGGAAGAAGCGGAcgccatcctcttcctcttctccttcaccGACCGCTCGTCCTTCgaggagctgccagcccagaTGAGCCGGGTCGTCGGCCCCGATGAAGAAAACCTCGTTAGGGTGGTCGTCGGCACCAA ATTTGACCTGTCCCCGCAGGCGGACGTGACGGAGGGGGACGTGACGGCCTTCGAGGGGACCTGGGGGCTGCCGGTgctgcgggcgggcagcggggcgggggcggcggggggccgcggggggctggCCCGGGTCGCCCCCCTTCTCGACGCCCTGGTCGAGAGGCTCTGGCGTCGCGACCAAATCGCCGCCGGCGTCGCCCCGGGGGGCGAGGGGTCCCCCCCCGCCTGA
- the FBXO42 gene encoding F-box only protein 42: MASSSDSEDDGFMAVDPEDTVVEGTMEQDDEPHAELEVEETRHNRSMLELPEEVLEYILSFLSPYQEHKTAALVCKQWYRLIKGVAHQCYHGFIKAVQEGNIQWESRTYPYPGTPITQRFSHSACYYDANQSMYVFGGCTQSSCNAAFNDLWRLDLNSKEWIRPLASGSYPSPKAGATLVVYKDLLVLFGGWTRPSPYPLHQPERFFDEIHTYSPSKNWWNCIVTTHGPPPMAGHSSCVIEDKMIVFGGSLGSRQMSNDVWVLDLEQWAWSKPNISGPSPHPRGGQSQIVIDNETILILGGCGGPNALFKDAWLLHMHANPWTWQPLKVENEDHGAPELWCHPACRVGQCVVVFSQAPSGRAPLSPSLNSRPSPISATPPALVPETREYRSQSPVRNTDEAPCVNGRWGTLRPRAQRQTPSGSREGSLSPARGDSSPVLNGGSLSPGATAAGGASLDSPVQVVSPSTPSAAEGYDLKVGLALAPRRGSLPEQKDLRLGSVDLSWEQKPASIICQMDGVEGRTVGASVRNPPEQTNGIHTPPHVASSLPGAVSPGALRRSLEAVKALSSKGSSASAALSPPLASSPGSPGAETGSAARPGSTQGDGHSLPPIARRLGHHPPQSLNVGKPLYQSMNCKPMQMYVLDIKDTKEKGRVKWKVFNSSSVVGPPETSLHTVVQGRGELIIFGGLMDKKQNVKYYPKTNALYFVRAKR, encoded by the exons ATGGCCAGTTCCTCGGACAGTGAAGATGATGGTTTCATGGCCGTGGATCCAGAAGACACTGTGGTCGAAGGAACGATGGAGCAAGACGATGAGCCGCATGCTGAGCTGGAGGTCGAGGAGACCAGGCATAACAGATCAATGTTGGAGCTCCCAGAAGAGGTTTTGGAATAtatcctctccttcctttcacccTATCAGGAGCACAAAACTGCTGCCCTTGTCTGCAAACAGTGGTATCGACTAATCAAAG GTGTGGCCCATCAGTGTTATCACGGCTTTATCAAAGCAGTGCAAGAAGGAAATATTCAGTGGGAGAGTCGCACTTACCCCTACCCTGGAACCCCCATCACGCAACGCTTCTCGCACA gtgCGTGTTACTATGACGCTAACCAGTCGATGTACGTGTTCGGTGGCTGCACGCAGAGCAGTTGTAATGCCGCCTTCAACGACCTCTGGAGACTCGACCTGAATAGCAAGGAGTGGATCCGGCCCCTGGCATCAG GTTCGTACCCCTCGCCCAAGGCTGGGGCCACGCTGGTGGTCTACAAGGACTTGCTTGTGCTTTTCGGTGGGTGGACGCGGCCGAGCCCTTACCCTCTGCACCAGCCAGAGAGGTTCTTCGATGAAATCCATACATACTCGCCCTCCAAAAACTG gTGGAACTGCATCGTGACCACCCACGGCCCCCCTCCCATGGCAGGACACTCCTCCTGTGTCATCGAAGACAAAATGATCGTCTTCGGGGGTTCGCTAGGATCTCGGCAAAT GAGCAACGATGTCTGGGTGCTGGATCTCGAGCAGTGGGCTTGGTCCAAGCCCAACATCTCTGGGCCCAGCCCTCACCCGCGAGGTGGCCAGTCTCAG ATCGTGATAGACAACGAAACCATTTTAATCCTCGGTGGCTGTGGTGGTCCCAATGCA CTGTTTAAAGACGCCTGGTTACTGCACATGCACGCAAACCCCTGGACGTGGCAGCCGCTCAAGGTGGAGAACGAAGACCACGGAGCCCCGGAACTGTGGTGCCATCCTGCCTGCAGG GTGGGCCAGTGCGTTGTGGTCTTTAGCCAAGCTCCCAGCGGGAGAGCCCCGCTGAGTCCCAGCTTGAACTCTCGCCCCTCTCCCATCAGCGCCACGCCGCCCGCCCTGGTCCCCGAAACGCGGGAATACCGCTCTCAGTCTCCCGTCAGGAACACGGACGAGGCTCCCTGCGTCAACGGCCGCTGGGGCACCTTGCGACCCagagcgcagaggcaaacccccTCGGGATCCCGGGAAGgcagcctctccccagccagaGGGGACAGTTCCCCTGTACTCAACGGCGGGAGTTTATCGCCCGGAGCCACGGCGGCCGGCGGAGCCTCCTTGGACAGCCCCGTGCAGGTCGTATCACCCAGCACGCCTTCCGCGGCTGAAGGATACGACCTAAAAGTGGGGCTCGCCCTGGCGCCGCGACGGGGATCGCTGCCGGAGCAGAAAGACCTGCGTTTGGGATCCGTCGACCTGAGCTGGGAACAGAAACCGGCTTCCATCATCTGCCAGAtggacggtgtggagggcaggaCGGTCGGCGCGAGCGTGAGGAACCCCCCCGAGCAGACCAACGGCATCCATACGCCGCCCCACGTCGCCAGCTCCCTCCCGGGGGCCGTCTCCCCCGGCGCGCTCCGGAGGAGCTTGGAGGCCGTCAAAGCCCTCTCTTCCAAAGGCTCCTCGGCCTCTGCAGCGCTGAGCCCTCCCCTGGCTTCTTCCCCGGGGTCCCCGGGTGCCGAGACGGGCTCGGCGGCACGGCCGGGCTCTACCCAAGGCGACGGCCATTCCTTACCTCCCATCGCCCGCCGCCTGGGCCACCACCCTCCCCAGTCCCTCAACGTGGGGAAGCCTTTATACCAGAGCATGAACTGCAAACCCATGCAGATGTACGTGCTGGACATTAAAGACACCAAGGAAAAAGGACGAGTCAAATGGAAAGTGTTCAACAGCAGTTCGGTGGTGGGGCCGCCCGAAACCAGTTTACACACGGTGGTGCAAGGCAGAGGGGAGTTAATCATATTCGGTGGCCTCATGGACAAGAAACAAAACGTGAAATACTATCCCAAAACAAATGCCTTGTACTTTGTGCGAGCAAAAAGATAA